In a single window of the Methanofollis ethanolicus genome:
- a CDS encoding META domain-containing protein, with product MKDTMRKALPLAGTALVLAACLLAAGCTGQAPGEKDNETVQGIDLDGTTWDLVSYAQNGSMVNALEETPVTLTFGENTTAGGSAGCNRYSASYTVNGTAITFGPAVSTLMYCGKPGVMEQESAYLGLLGTVKTYEVRDETLTFFDGNGTAVLVFKKHVPPAPEPIVGTEWTLASYHTGDAISSVIAGTTVTAVFGEDGKVTGSAGCNHYFGSYTVDGAEMTVGALGSTEMYCEKPGVMEQESTYLRLLGTVASFSIEGEELTLLDANGTKVLMFAKAAPPEPKPLVGTNWTLESLHTGDAVSSVIAGSEITAIFGEDGKVAGSAGCNRYFASYNLSGSSLTFGPAGSTKMTCAEPEGIMKQESTYLGLLEAVKSYTLEGDRLSLQDENGTAVLDFRVKA from the coding sequence ATGAAGGACACCATGCGAAAGGCCCTGCCCCTGGCGGGTACGGCCCTCGTCCTTGCCGCGTGTCTCCTTGCCGCCGGATGTACGGGGCAGGCACCTGGCGAGAAGGATAATGAAACTGTCCAGGGGATCGACCTGGACGGCACAACCTGGGACCTCGTCTCGTACGCACAGAACGGTTCGATGGTGAACGCCCTCGAAGAAACGCCGGTCACCCTTACCTTCGGCGAGAACACCACGGCCGGCGGTTCGGCCGGGTGCAACCGCTACTCCGCTTCATACACGGTGAACGGCACGGCGATCACCTTCGGCCCCGCAGTCTCGACGTTGATGTACTGCGGGAAACCGGGCGTGATGGAGCAGGAGAGCGCGTACCTCGGCCTCCTCGGCACGGTGAAGACTTATGAGGTCAGGGACGAGACCCTGACCTTCTTCGACGGGAACGGCACCGCTGTCCTGGTCTTCAAGAAGCATGTGCCGCCCGCACCCGAACCCATTGTCGGGACAGAATGGACCCTCGCGTCCTATCACACCGGCGATGCCATCAGTTCGGTCATCGCCGGCACGACCGTCACCGCCGTCTTCGGGGAGGACGGGAAGGTCACGGGTTCGGCCGGATGCAACCACTACTTCGGGTCGTACACCGTGGACGGTGCAGAGATGACGGTCGGCGCACTCGGGTCCACCGAGATGTACTGCGAGAAACCGGGCGTGATGGAGCAGGAGAGCACCTACCTCAGGCTTCTTGGAACGGTTGCCTCCTTCTCCATCGAGGGAGAGGAACTGACCCTGCTGGACGCAAACGGCACGAAGGTCCTGATGTTTGCAAAGGCCGCCCCTCCGGAACCGAAGCCCCTTGTCGGGACGAACTGGACCCTTGAGTCTCTCCACACCGGCGACGCCGTCAGTTCGGTCATCGCAGGGTCGGAGATCACCGCCATCTTCGGGGAGGACGGGAAGGTCGCCGGGTCTGCCGGGTGCAACCGCTACTTTGCCTCGTACAACCTCTCGGGGTCGTCCCTGACATTCGGCCCGGCAGGGTCTACGAAGATGACCTGCGCGGAGCCCGAGGGGATCATGAAGCAGGAGAGTACCTACCTTGGCCTCCTTGAAGCGGTGAAGAGTTATACCCTCGAGGGGGACCGCCTCTCCCTTCAGGATGAGAACGGTACGGCAGTCCTCGACTTCAGGGTGAAGGCCTGA
- a CDS encoding heavy metal translocating P-type ATPase: MPGPHTIAFFKKVDALLGAISPNHDTMLLRVIAALIPALCFAGDLISGSPLLVSIGVVTYLFCLVLYAEGLLRSVLMMHRVSAELLIVAVMVVTFLDGQPLSGALVAWVVGLGLFIAASIIKKNRTRIEGLVKEGKQTARVLDGGTVREVGVHEVSASDLVIVPKGAMVPVDGEVTEGYSSVDESAVTGEPYPVFKEAGSQVTSGTLNLSAPLHVRATRDGDDTYLAVVTREIQGSLAEKSQTQRRAETMVQVFLIGVTAYAGLLYLVTGSLDLPATALSVACPCAWALATPAAFAATIGRLAREHVLTRGGEPLERLVGAETLVTDKTGTLTRAEPDVGGLIMLNGTDRKDVLRKAAAVEARFSHPIATAITIYAVSEGTGALPEVIKSEELPGQGVRAVVNGQSVFVGSGETLQAAGITLPPVQYEGRAVWLAVEGEPQGVFVIRDALPETVGGFADAVRTCGISRVVLATGDGEEGEARRVAAAIGADEYHAGCRPEDKTALVKTFQVSGRVVMVGDGVNDAPALAAADVGIAIGGHRNPGLVVRSAEIVVLGDDPAAVPEVLAAGRAMKQVIRQNYAWAVGFNTIGLALATAGLLNPVLAAVLHHVSSVFVVGNAARLYWPGGRHTENPNNRPDCKS; the protein is encoded by the coding sequence ATGCCAGGACCCCATACAATCGCATTTTTCAAGAAGGTCGACGCACTGCTCGGCGCCATCAGCCCGAACCACGATACCATGCTCCTGCGAGTCATTGCCGCCCTTATCCCGGCCCTCTGTTTTGCCGGCGACCTGATCTCTGGTTCCCCTCTCCTCGTCTCGATCGGGGTGGTCACCTATCTCTTCTGCCTGGTGCTGTACGCCGAAGGGCTGCTCAGGAGCGTCCTCATGATGCACCGCGTCAGTGCCGAACTCCTCATCGTCGCCGTGATGGTCGTCACCTTCCTCGACGGCCAACCTCTCAGCGGGGCGCTGGTCGCCTGGGTCGTCGGCCTGGGTCTCTTCATCGCCGCGTCCATCATCAAGAAGAACCGTACGCGGATCGAGGGACTGGTCAAAGAAGGAAAACAGACGGCACGGGTGCTTGACGGCGGCACCGTCAGGGAAGTCGGGGTACACGAGGTCTCTGCCAGCGACCTCGTGATCGTCCCGAAGGGGGCGATGGTCCCGGTCGACGGCGAGGTCACCGAGGGGTATTCCTCGGTCGATGAGTCCGCAGTCACCGGCGAACCCTACCCGGTCTTCAAAGAAGCGGGAAGCCAGGTCACCTCAGGCACCCTCAATCTCTCGGCACCTCTCCATGTCAGGGCAACACGGGATGGAGACGACACCTACCTTGCGGTGGTCACGCGAGAGATCCAGGGAAGCCTTGCCGAGAAGTCGCAGACACAGCGGCGTGCCGAGACAATGGTCCAGGTCTTCCTCATCGGGGTGACCGCGTATGCCGGGCTCCTCTACCTTGTCACCGGCAGCCTCGACCTCCCGGCGACCGCCCTCTCGGTGGCCTGTCCCTGTGCCTGGGCCCTGGCCACCCCGGCCGCCTTCGCAGCGACAATCGGACGCCTGGCCCGTGAGCATGTCCTCACCAGGGGCGGCGAACCCCTCGAGCGCCTGGTCGGGGCCGAGACCCTGGTGACCGACAAGACCGGCACCCTCACGCGGGCCGAACCAGACGTGGGGGGCCTCATCATGCTCAACGGCACCGACAGAAAGGACGTGCTGAGAAAGGCGGCCGCCGTCGAGGCCAGGTTTTCTCACCCGATCGCAACAGCGATCACGATCTATGCGGTGTCTGAGGGGACCGGCGCCCTGCCCGAGGTGATCAAGAGCGAAGAACTCCCCGGTCAGGGGGTACGGGCGGTCGTCAACGGGCAATCGGTCTTTGTCGGGAGCGGCGAAACCCTTCAGGCAGCCGGCATCACCCTGCCCCCCGTACAGTATGAAGGGAGGGCGGTCTGGCTTGCCGTCGAGGGCGAACCGCAGGGAGTCTTCGTGATCAGGGACGCTCTCCCGGAGACCGTGGGCGGGTTTGCCGACGCGGTGCGGACGTGCGGGATCAGCCGCGTGGTGCTGGCCACCGGCGACGGGGAAGAGGGAGAGGCGCGGCGGGTCGCCGCCGCGATCGGTGCCGACGAGTACCATGCCGGGTGCCGGCCTGAGGACAAGACCGCTCTGGTGAAGACGTTCCAGGTAAGCGGCCGCGTGGTGATGGTCGGCGACGGCGTCAACGACGCCCCGGCCCTCGCAGCGGCGGACGTCGGGATCGCTATCGGCGGCCACCGCAACCCGGGCCTCGTGGTGCGGTCGGCCGAGATCGTCGTCCTGGGCGACGACCCTGCCGCGGTCCCGGAGGTCCTGGCCGCAGGCAGGGCGATGAAACAGGTGATCAGGCAGAACTATGCCTGGGCAGTGGGCTTCAACACTATCGGCCTCGCTCTCGCGACCGCCGGTCTGCTCAATCCTGTCCTTGCGGCTGTCCTCCACCACGTCAGTTCTGTCTTCGTCGTAGGAAATGCCGCAAGGTTGTACTGGCCGGGAGGACGCCACACAGAAAACCCCAATAATCGCCCAGATTGCAAATCCTGA